In Nicotiana tabacum cultivar K326 chromosome 11, ASM71507v2, whole genome shotgun sequence, a single window of DNA contains:
- the LOC142165892 gene encoding uncharacterized protein LOC142165892, with amino-acid sequence MTGTDSSVTPSLSRSTSQAVNHDVNHPYFLHSSDAPGMTLVTSPFDGRGFPGWRRSILIALSAKNKLAFINGICDEPVLDSKDHAQWSRCNDMVTSWLLNSLTKEIGDSVIYSKSAKELWNSLEHRFGQSNGAKLYHLQKEVAKTVQGNSSIAGYLTTLKKLWDELDSLNSHLGCTCTCVCEGKKKVAKFLEDQRVIQFLMGLNDVYAHARGNILMMSPLPNMDHTYSILLQDESQREIFVSPQYPTDGASFMVGPQGKFNQRNNIQKSWGTPQKQGNIQNMQQKFKKKAKYNPNVSCSHCVRTGHVREDCYRLIGFPDDFQFTKSINYQPAIKGNAVVIGQEGQEKNNTCSEGNISRQNQFFSKEQVSELVNVIKQVQIGSAAATTSEINANVVAGTVL; translated from the coding sequence ATGACTGGAACAGATTCTTCAGTAACACCTTCTCTTTCTAGATCAACAAGTCAAGCAGTCAATCATGATGTCAACCATCCCTATTTTCTTCACTCTTCAGATGCTCCTGGGATGACTCTTGTGACCTCACCTTTTGATGGAAGAGGATTCCCAGGATGGAGAAGGTCAATACTGATTGCATTATCAGCCAAAAACAAGCTGGCATTCATCAATGGGATTTGTGATGAACCTGTCTTGGATTCAAAGGATCATGCACAATGGAGTAGGTGCAATGACATGGTAACCTCATGGCTTTTAAATTCTCTAACTAAGGAGATAGGAGACAGTGTAATCTATTCCAAATCTGCAAAAGAACTTTGGAATAGTCTTGAACATAGATTTGGACAATCCAATGGAGCCAAACTCTACCACCTACAAAAGGAAGTCGCTAAGACAGTTCAGGGAAATAGCAGTATTGCAGGATACCTCACAACTCTGAAAAAGTTATGGGATGAGTTAGATTCCCTAAACTCACATCTAGGTTGCACTTGTACCTGTGTGTGTGAAGGGAAGAAGAAGGTAGCCAAGTTCCTAGAGGATCAGAGAGTCATCCAATTTCTAATGGGACTGAATGATGTGTATGCACATGCAAGAGGCAATATCCTCATGATGAGCCCACTTCCAAATATGGATCATACCTATTCTATCCTGCTGCAAGATGAAAGTCAAAGGGAAATATTTGTTAGCCCACAATATCCAACAGATGGTGCATCTTTTATGGTAGGACCTCAAGGGAAGTTTAATCAAAGGAACAATATTCAGAAATCATGGGGAACTCCTCAGAAACAGGGGAACATTCAGAACATGCAACAAAAGTTCAAAAAGAAGGCAAAATACAATCCTAATGTGAGTTGTAGTCATTGTGTGAGAACAGGGCATGTAAGGGAAGATTGCTACAGACTAATAGGATTCCCAGATGATTTTCAAttcacaaaatcaataaattatCAGCCTGCCATAAAGGGAAATGCAGTGGTGATAGGACAAGAAGGTCAAGAGAAGAACAACACATGTAGTGAAGGAAATATCAGCCGTCAGAACCAGTTTTTCAGTAAGGAGCAAGTGTCAGAATTGGTAAACGTAATCAAGCAAGTGCAGATTGGAAGTGCAGCAGCCACAACATCAGAAATCAATGCTAATGTTGTAGCTGGTACCGTACTCTAA